The nucleotide window CCGACCCGAACGTGCGCCCCAGCACGATCGCCGTGGCGGGGCGCCGCGTGAAACTCCGGTGTGGGAACGCATGGCGGCGGTATGCCGGGAGGCCATGGCGATGCCGGACCCGGGGAACATCCTGATGTTCCTCGCGGGTACGCATGAGATCCGGAAGACCATCGAGACGCTGCAGAACAGTTCGTTTTCCCGCGGTTGGGACGTTTTTCCGCTCTACAGCAGCCTGCCGCCCGCAGCCCAGGAGGCCGCCATCGCACCCGGATCGCGCCCGAAAATCATCGTGGCCACCAACGTGGCGGAGACCTCGCTGACCATTGATGGCGTGAGGACTGTGATCGATTCCGGACTCGCCCGCGTGGCATCGTTCGACCCGCGCCGGGGCATCGATACCCTTCACATCAAGAAGATCTCCCGTGCGTCCGCTGAACAGCGTGCGGGTCGCGCGGGTCGTACTGCACCGGGCCGCTGCCTACGGTTGTGGAGCGAGGCGGAGCATGCGCGGCGCGAGGCCTTCGAGGCAGCGGAGGTGCGGCGTGTCGACCTGGGCGAATGCGTGCTGCTGCTGAAGGCGGCGGGTGTTTCGGAGATCCGCGCGTTCCGATGGTTGGATGCACCGGCGGAAGATTCGCTGCAACGCGCCGAACGCCTGCTGCACGACCTCGGCGCTTTGGATGCGCATGGCGTGCTCACGGATGAGGGAAGGAAGATGGCGGCGCTGCCGCTGGAGCCGCGTTTTTCCCGGCTCATGCTGGCGGGGATGGAGCACGGTTGTGTGGCGGAGACCGCCTTCATTGCCGCTGCTGTGCAAGGGGAGGGGATCTTCAGCAGTCGTCCGGGCAGTGCGAGCCGGAAGGATTTCATCTTCGCGGAGGATGGCAGCGACTTCGCCGGTGAATGGCGGGCATTTGAATCCGCGGAGGCGATGAACTTCGATCCGCAGCGGTGTTCGCAACTCGGCATCCATGGCCGTGGCGCCCGTGAGGTGGCGCAGGGTTTCGACCGGCTCGCAGGGCTCGCCAAGCGCGCCGGATGGGAGTGGAATGCGATCGATTTCCGCGCCAATCGCGAGCGGGTGGCGAAGGCCATGCTGGCGTCCTTCAGCGACCGCCTCGGCATCCGTCTGGGACAGGGGACGCTGGCGTGCAAGATGGTTGGCAACCGCAAGGGCAAGCTCGATGAGGATTCGTGCGCCCGTCATGCTCCGGCCTTTGTGGCGGCGGAAATCACCGAGGTGGAGGCACGGGAGATCATCGTGCATCTGCGCCGTGCCACCGGCATCGATCCGGAGTGGTTGCGCGAATTGTTTCCGGAGGACTTCGCCCTGACGGATGGCGCTTCCTACGATGAAACCCGTAGAAGGGTGGTCGCGCGGAAGGAAACCAAGTTCCGTGATCTGGTGATCGAGGCGAGGGAGAGCGATCATAACGTCAATCTCGATGCCGCGGCGGAGATTCTTGCCGCGCGCGTGCTTTCCGGCGAACTGGTGCTCAAAAACTGGGACGCGCAGGTCGAGCAATGGACCGCGCGCCTTGCCGGTCTTGGCAAATGGATGCCGGAGCTGGAGATGCCCGGTTGGTCGGACGAAGACCATGCCGCCGCCATCGCGCAGATCTGCCATGGGGCGGTGGCTTACAAGGACATCAAGGAACGTTCCGTGTGGCCGGTGCTGCGCGAGTGGCTCAGTGGACCGCAGCGTGCGGCGCTGGATTCCTACGCTCCGGAGCGCATCAATCTCGCCAACGGCCAGTCCGCGAAAATCACCTACGAGCCGGGCAAGGACCCGTGGATCGCGGTGAAGGCCCAGCACCTTTTCGGGGTTTGGGAAACGCCGGCCATCGCTTCCGGCCGGGTGCCGCTGGTGGTCCACATCCTCACGCCCGGTCACAAGCCGTGGCAGATGACGAAGGATTTAAAAAACTTCTGGGCCGGAGGCTACGCGCAGATGAAGAAGGAAGTGGCGGGGCGTTATCCGCGCCATCCGTGGCCGGATGATCCGAAGGCTTGGCTGGCCTCGGGTGGCAGGAAGTGACAGCCTGCTTTCCGATTCCCATGCCGCGCATCCTGTTCCTGCTTTCCCTGTTGCTCATCGTTGCCGCCATCCTGGTGCGCAGTTGGCATGGGAAGCGCATCATCGCCGGATACGGCGGACGCCGTATCCGGGTGAATGCCGCGGGCTGGCAGAATCTTTTCGGCGAGGAGGTGAAAGCCCCCGCCACGGAATCCTCAGCGGCCGAGTGTGGTCGCGCGCTCCGCGAGGCGGCGCTGGTCCAGTGGGAGAGGGACAATTCAGCGGCGTCCCGCGGTCGCGAGGCGGCCCGGCGTTTCGGCCTTGGGGTGCCGCCGTTCACGCTGGTGGTGGTGATCTTCGCTTGGGCCGTGGCGAAGCTGCCATTCTTCACTGGCATCGCGGTGGTGTTCGCGGCCACGGCCTTGGCGGTGATGTTCGGGCTGGCTTCGATCGGGACGGAACTGCGTGCGGTCGCGGCTGCCACGAAGCTGGCGCGGGCGCGTCACATTTTCCCGCGTCAGGAGGATGAAGAGGCAGCCATCGCCTGCGCCCGGGCCGAGGTGTGGATGCACACGCTCCCGCCGATACTACGATGGTTCTCGTAGTAACTCCGGCACATGATTCCTCCCGGACGGGGGATCGCCGCTTACTTCTTCGCCACGGGGGATTTCCCGCAGCCGCAGTCTTTTCCGCAGCCGCCACCGGCCTTCTTCGGGCCGAGCAGCCGGAAGCAGAAGATCAGCAGCGTGACGGCGACGATGCCGAGCGCGACGATGGTTTGCCAGTGGGGCATGGGAGGCAGGAGCGGGGTTCAATGAAGGCCGAGCAAATGCCCGCCTTGGTAAACGATCAATGAGGCCACATACGCGAAAACGCTCATGAACGCAAATTGTCCGGCCGCCCATTTCCAGGAGCCGGACTCGCGTGCGACCACTGCGGAGGTGGCCAGGCACTGGAGCGCGAAAACGTAGAATACCAGCAGCGAAACCACCGACAGCGGTGTGAACAGCGCGCGGCCATCAGGCCAGGTGGCCTGGGTGATCTGGTCGCGGAGGTTCGCGCGGTCGGCTTCTTCATCCTCGCTCTCCTCCACGTGGAAGATGACGCCCATGGTGGTATTGAAGGTTTCGCGTGCGGCGAAGGAGGTGAGGATGGCGGTGCCGGTGCGGCCATCAAAGCCGAGCGGCTTCACCACCGGCTCGATGAGCGCGCCGACGCGACCGATGGCGCTGTGCGCAAGCTGCTCGCCCTTGTCCTCACTGTCGGTCTTCGGGAAAGTCTGGAGCGCCCACAGGACAATCGAAATGCCGAGAATGAGCGTGCCGGCCTTTTTCAGGAAGGCCATCGCACGGTCGCCGACGTGACGGAAGATGTAGCTCCATTGCGGCCCACGGTAGAGCGGCAGCTCCAGCATGAAGTGGTTCGGTTGCTTGTCCGGGCCGAGCCGGCCGCGCAGCACGCGTGCCACGACGAAGGCGGAGAGAGTGCCCAGCACGTAGAAGCCGAACAGCACCGCCGCCTGTTTCCACGAGCCTTCCTTGCCATCCAGCAGCAGCGGAACGAGCAGGAAATAGACGGGCAGGCGCGCCGAGCAGCTCATCCACGGCGCGACGAAAATGGTAACCAGGCGCTCTTTGGCCGAGTCGATCGTGCGGGTGGCCATGATGCCGGGGATGGCGCAGGCGTAGGAACTGAAGAGCGGCAGGAACGCCTTTCCACTCAGCCCGGCCTTCGCCATCAGCCCGTCCATCAGATAGGCCGCGCGCGCCATGTAGCCGGAGCTTTCCAACAGGCCGATGAAGAGGAACAGCAGCACGATCTGGGGCAGGAACACCACCACCGCGCCTACGCCCGGAATGATCCCGTCCACGATCAGCGAATGCAGGTCACCCTCGGGCATTTTCGTTCCGATCCATTTGGCCAGATCGCCGATGCTGCCACTGATGAGGTCCATCGGGATCTTCGCGAACGAGAAGATCGCCCAGAAGACCGAGAACATGATGAGGATGAAGGCCAGCCAGCCGAACACCGGATGCAGGAAGAAGCGGTCGAGCTTGTCGGACAGTGTCTGCTGGTGCTCGCCGGGACGGCGTGCCGCCAGTTCGCACAGGCGGGCGACCATGTCGCGCCGCGCGGTTTCCGGATCCTCCGCACCATCCAGCCACGGGCTTTCCGCCGGAGGAGGGAAGGGGTGGCTCATGGCCTGCTTCAGATCAACCAGGCCTTTGCCGGCATTCGCCTGGATCGGTACCACCGGCACATTGAGTTCCTCGGAAAGCTTTGCGGGGTCGAGGCGCAGGCCCTGCTTCTCCGCCACATCCACCATGTTCAGGGCGATCACGACAGGCACGCCGAGTTCGATCGTCTGGAGGACGAGATTGAGCTGTCGCTCCATGCTGGAGGCATCCACCACGCAGATGGCGAGATCGGGCTTCGGCGTGCCTTCCAGTTCGCCCATCAGCGCGTCGCGGGCGATTTTTTCGTCCGGAGAGGTGGAGCGCAGCGAGTAGCAGCCCGGCAGATCCAGAATCCGCAGTTTCTGGCCGTGGGCGGTGAACATCTCCCCCGATTTCACGGCCACCGTGACCCCAGCGTAGTTGCCGACATGGGCGGCTGACTTGGTCAGAGCGTTGAAAAGAGTCGTTTTCCCGGCGTTGGGATTGCCCACGAGGGCGACGGTTTCGAGGGAAGGTGCGGACATCGGGAAAAATGGGGGCGCGGGAGAGGCGCGGCTCGGGTCAGGAAACGGGAGCCACCAGCACCTGCTCCGCCAGCTCGCGGCTGATCGCCATGCGGGTGCCGCAGACCGAACAAATCAGGTTCCGGCCACCGGAAAGCTTGCGGACCTGGATTTGCTCGCAGAACCCGAGATCGCGGAGGCGGTCGCATGAAGGACCGCTCAACAGCTTGATTTGCAGATCACAGCCCACGCTCGCCTGGTTCAGCGTCATCGCGCTGTCCGCGGCTAGGTCGTTGGCGAGCGCTCGTGGCATGGGGTCGGGGAAGGATCACCTATTGAGACGCTGTTGCAATACGAAAATCCGGCCCTCTAGGTGAATTTTCAGCCTTATTTCGGACACCTCCTCCGGGTGGCCGGTGGGGTGTGCAGACCGGTAAAATGCACGCCTTTCCACTTGGATTTCCCTTGTCCTGTCAGCACTCTCTCCGCGATCCATTTGTTTTAATCCATGTCATTGACCGTCTCTCCTCAATTCAAGCCGGTGCTCGATCCCGGTTTCGTCCCCGCCGTGTTGTGGAACCGCGCCTACGCCGCCAAGGTGGCGAAGGACTCCGGCGCCCGCACCCTCGATCTCGCGCTCGTCCGCCAGGATGGCACGGCCTTCCGCTGGTCCGGCAAGATCCTCTCCGCCGGTGGTGAAAACGACGCGTTGACCATCAAGTATGTCGAGCGCCTCACCAAATTCCTGCTCTGGCAGAAGGGTGGCAGCCGCTTTCTGATCGCCGGTGCTCCGGATGTCGCCGCGGCGCTGACCGGAATTTACGCGCCGGAAGGCCTGCGCAAGTTCGACCGCGAGTTCATTGGCACCAAGATTTTCGGTGAGCCGATCACGATCACCGCCGTGGCCTCTGTAGCCGATCTGCCGGAGGAAAACGGCGGCGTGATGACGCTGGGCCGCAATCTCGGCGGCTGCCGCATCGGCTTCGACCTCGGTGGCTCCGACCGCAAATGCGCCGCGCTCATCGATGGCGAGGTGGTGTTCTCCGAGGAAGTCGTATGGGACCCGTACTTCCAGAGCGATCCGCAGTATCACATCGAGGGCATCCACGATTCGCTCCAGCGCGCCGCCGCGCACCTGCCGCGTGTCGATGCCATCGGCGGTTCCTCCGCGGGCGTTTACGTAAACAATGAAGTCCGCGCAGCCTCGCTCTTCCGCGGCGTCAGCGAGGAGGATTTCGAGAAGCACATCCGCGGCGTGTTCTTCACACTGAAGGACCGCTGGGGTGGCATCCCCTTCGAAGTCGTGAATGACGGTGAGGTCACCGCGCTGGCTGGTTCGATGGGCCTCAATGCCAACCGCGTGCTCGGCGTGGCGCTCGGCACCTCGCAGGCCGCCGGTTATGTCGATGGTGAGGGCCACATTCTGCCGTGGCTCAACGAACTGGCCTTCGCGCCGGTCGATTACCGCGATGACGCTCCGGCCGATGAGTGGTCCGGCGACATCGGCTGCGGTGCGCAGTATTTCTCCCAGCAGGCCGTCGCCCGCCTCGCTCCCGCCGCTGGCTTCGAGTTCGGCAAGATGCCGTTCCCGGAGCAGCTCGTGAAGGTGCAGGAAGCGATGAAGGAAGGCGATTCCCGCGCCGCGCAGATCTATGAAACGATCGGTGTCTGCTTCGGCTACGCCATCGCCCACTACGCCGAGTTCTATGACATCGCGAACCTCCTCATCCTCGGTCGCGTGACTTCCGGCGAAGGCGGCCAGATCATCATCGACGAAGCGGAAACCGTGCTCGCCAACGAGTTCCCGGAACTCCGCATCAAGCTCGTGGTGCCGGACGAGAAGACCAAGCGCCACGGCCAGGCCGTCGCCGCCGCCAGCCTTCCGCCCGCCGCTGCCGCGGTTTGATCCCCGCGCTGTTTTTCGAACACCCCGTCCGGTCCGCCGGGCGGGGTGTTTTGTTTGCAGATCACTTCAGCCGGAACTTTCCGCTCTCCCGGTTCCACTCCAGTTGATCGATATGGGAGCGGAGAAATCCGATCACGTCGGGCTGGGTGCTTTCCAAAACGGCTGCCACCCGGGATTTTTCGTCTTCTTCACCGTGAGCGGCTTCTTCCGCCAGGTAACGCAGCGCGGAAACGTCACCCTCCCGGGCCGCCCAGGTGGCGAATGTCGGCATGGTTTCCCTGTCATCCGGCTTCTGAAGATACTTTACTCGTTTCCAACCGTTTTTCGCAAAGCCGCTCCAGTCGAAATTGGGCTGCGCCTTCAAGACTGCCTCCAGAGTTTCCACCTCGGGACCGAGCCGCATGGCCAGGGCGGCCAGATCGGCTGAAAGGGCCGGGTCCTTTTCTTCCGCCAATGCCTGGAGGCAGGTGGCATCAAGCGTGATTCTCTCTTTGGCGAAGTTCCGCAGCAGGGGCATCGCTTCCGTGCGCCATCCCTTCTTGAGAAAAATCCCCCCGAGCCGCGGATCGGTTGTCATGCGCTCCAACAAGGCCGGCTTGTCGGTTTCCGCCGCATGCTCGAGGAGATAAAGGCCGATGACATTGTCCCACGCGAAATCGGACCATGGATGCCGTTTCAACATGAACGGAACCAGGCCGGCGGGAAGTTTGCGTCCGGCGTAGGCCTTGGCCTCCTCGGAGGAACGGAAAGCCAGGTCCTGATCATCGAGCAGGCGTGTCGCCCTTCCTTCGAGGCCCGTCGGGCGTTGTTGTTGGAATCCGCGGCTTTGTTCCCGTGGTGCTTCCACCACGGTGGCGCTCATGTCCGCCACATAGATCAGCAGCTCCGCTCCCCGGAGTTCCTCTCCGTCTTTCAGTGTGGACCACGGCATCATGCGGGGTGATGCCGCGGAGCCGGATATGAGCACACGGTTGACCGGACACAGGGGGACCGGAGAGGGAATCATGCGGACTTTCCGTTGCAGGCAGTCGGCATGGTCGCCGTCAGCATACTTCACCACCAGCATGGCTCCCTGGAGTTGGCGTGCCAAAGCGTTGTTCGCACATAGAAACTCCAGATCGAACTCCACCCGATCTCCGGAGGTGCGGACGCTGGTCACACGTCCGGGTTCTCCCGGCACTTCGGTGACAGCCCCCGGTTGCAAAGGGAGACGGGTCAGCAATGAGGAGGCGATCCGATGTCCGTCCAGGCCATGGGGTTCTTCGATCCACTGTACTCCCGCCAGCGAGGTTGCCCGTACGGTGGAATCCAGAGGCCAGGGAGGATCCAGCCAATGGTCCGCCTGGCCGGAGTAGCTGATCCAGCCGAACATGCGGTAGGGGAGGAGTGCCACTATCGCGACCAAGGCCACCACCAGGGTAACGATCAGCCTCTTTCTCCATCGCGGAGTGAACCACGTGAGAAAGCATCCGATCGCATAGACTCCGATCGCTCCCGCTCCGAAGGTTCCCAACGGCGTCAGCCATGATTCAAAAAGGATCAACCCCCACTGGTGGAGATCCGGAGAAGTGGTGATGCCGATGGCTGCCGCGCGAAAAAGCAGGGGCGGGAGGAATACGATGAGGTAGGTGACCAGCGGCAGGCAGATCATCATCCGTTTTGCCATGGGCCGGGTGCGCCAGCCGCCCTGGGTCCGTAGCATGGTCTCCGATAGTCCCAGCCGGAGGATCAACCAACAGGCTGCCACGCTTTCGAACATCTCCGGGCGGAATCCGCGGTAGAGCATGTCATGGGTCGCTTCCGGAAAATCCCGGCGCAGGATGCGGATCGACTGCCAGACGCTCAGAAGCAGCCAGATGGCAATTTCCCACCGGAAACGACGCAATGTGGTCAGGATGGAGTGGATGGAAGGATTCATCACTTGGTGGAGTTGAGGGTCCAGCGGCGGGTGAATGCATCCCAGTGGAAGTCCGTGGCGGTCCTGCCTTCGATCATCAGGGATACGGGGTCCTTGCCCTCCGGGACGGACTCCGGGGGCATCAGGACTTGGAAAACTCCGGAGGTGACGCCATAGGGCTCGTTCTGCATGACTTGTGACCAGCGTGCGAACATCCGCTCGAAGGCTTCGCGGACTCCGTGCGTGGCCGCGACCTGCAGCATGGATGAGGGGATCTGATGGTGATCACGCTGGCTTCGTTGTTTCGCCCGCTCCCAGGCTTCCCGGACTGCTTCCGTCAGACCCGGCTCCAGGCCTGGAACCCGCCGCAGCATTTGATCGGTTTCGATGTCCACGCCATCCTTCACACGCTGGAGGATGTCCGGGTAGGTGGCGGGATCTTCCAGGGATGCGAGGGCGAGAAGCGGCAGTTCGCCACGGTTCGCATCGTCCGTGACCATGCGCCGGAGCATCGGCTTGAGGTCGTTGGTCCAGCCGCGCTGCATTGCGATCTTGAGGAGCCACGTGCTTCCCTTCAGGTTTTCCGATTCCTCAGCTGCTGTTAGGAATTCTCCTTTCCGGGATTCCGGCATCGCGGCAAGCAGAGCGCCCATGGCGAATCCCCTGTAGTCGTCCGCTTCGGCGCGCAGCAGCCATGGGAGCTGCCGGGGGAGAAACTCAACGGCATCCCGTTTGGCGAGACCCGACGCGGTGTCGGCATAGGAACGGATGACCCACCTCCAGTAATCTTCCGGAGTGGAGGTGAGAGGATCAGGGCGTTCGCTGAGGACGATTTCCTTGCTGCTTGCAAAAGGTCTCAAACGGAAAGGTTTGGT belongs to Luteolibacter ambystomatis and includes:
- a CDS encoding FeoA family protein, which translates into the protein MPRALANDLAADSAMTLNQASVGCDLQIKLLSGPSCDRLRDLGFCEQIQVRKLSGGRNLICSVCGTRMAISRELAEQVLVAPVS
- the hrpB gene encoding ATP-dependent helicase HrpB, with protein sequence MSLPVFEIESALRAAVAKPERARLLLKAPTGSGKSTAVPGMLADAGVAGKIVVIEPRRMAARLLAGWVAKLRGTQLGAGVGYSVRFDSRYGRDTKIVYVTDGVFQRWLQDDPELSDVGAVVFDEFHERRLAVDVALARCLDLQDGRRPDLKVLVMSATLETAGLADYLAPAETLEAGGRTFPVEVLYRPERAPQHDRRGGAPRETPVWERMAAVCREAMAMPDPGNILMFLAGTHEIRKTIETLQNSSFSRGWDVFPLYSSLPPAAQEAAIAPGSRPKIIVATNVAETSLTIDGVRTVIDSGLARVASFDPRRGIDTLHIKKISRASAEQRAGRAGRTAPGRCLRLWSEAEHARREAFEAAEVRRVDLGECVLLLKAAGVSEIRAFRWLDAPAEDSLQRAERLLHDLGALDAHGVLTDEGRKMAALPLEPRFSRLMLAGMEHGCVAETAFIAAAVQGEGIFSSRPGSASRKDFIFAEDGSDFAGEWRAFESAEAMNFDPQRCSQLGIHGRGAREVAQGFDRLAGLAKRAGWEWNAIDFRANRERVAKAMLASFSDRLGIRLGQGTLACKMVGNRKGKLDEDSCARHAPAFVAAEITEVEAREIIVHLRRATGIDPEWLRELFPEDFALTDGASYDETRRRVVARKETKFRDLVIEARESDHNVNLDAAAEILAARVLSGELVLKNWDAQVEQWTARLAGLGKWMPELEMPGWSDEDHAAAIAQICHGAVAYKDIKERSVWPVLREWLSGPQRAALDSYAPERINLANGQSAKITYEPGKDPWIAVKAQHLFGVWETPAIASGRVPLVVHILTPGHKPWQMTKDLKNFWAGGYAQMKKEVAGRYPRHPWPDDPKAWLASGGRK
- the feoB gene encoding ferrous iron transporter B is translated as MSAPSLETVALVGNPNAGKTTLFNALTKSAAHVGNYAGVTVAVKSGEMFTAHGQKLRILDLPGCYSLRSTSPDEKIARDALMGELEGTPKPDLAICVVDASSMERQLNLVLQTIELGVPVVIALNMVDVAEKQGLRLDPAKLSEELNVPVVPIQANAGKGLVDLKQAMSHPFPPPAESPWLDGAEDPETARRDMVARLCELAARRPGEHQQTLSDKLDRFFLHPVFGWLAFILIMFSVFWAIFSFAKIPMDLISGSIGDLAKWIGTKMPEGDLHSLIVDGIIPGVGAVVVFLPQIVLLFLFIGLLESSGYMARAAYLMDGLMAKAGLSGKAFLPLFSSYACAIPGIMATRTIDSAKERLVTIFVAPWMSCSARLPVYFLLVPLLLDGKEGSWKQAAVLFGFYVLGTLSAFVVARVLRGRLGPDKQPNHFMLELPLYRGPQWSYIFRHVGDRAMAFLKKAGTLILGISIVLWALQTFPKTDSEDKGEQLAHSAIGRVGALIEPVVKPLGFDGRTGTAILTSFAARETFNTTMGVIFHVEESEDEEADRANLRDQITQATWPDGRALFTPLSVVSLLVFYVFALQCLATSAVVARESGSWKWAAGQFAFMSVFAYVASLIVYQGGHLLGLH
- a CDS encoding ROK family protein, with product MSLTVSPQFKPVLDPGFVPAVLWNRAYAAKVAKDSGARTLDLALVRQDGTAFRWSGKILSAGGENDALTIKYVERLTKFLLWQKGGSRFLIAGAPDVAAALTGIYAPEGLRKFDREFIGTKIFGEPITITAVASVADLPEENGGVMTLGRNLGGCRIGFDLGGSDRKCAALIDGEVVFSEEVVWDPYFQSDPQYHIEGIHDSLQRAAAHLPRVDAIGGSSAGVYVNNEVRAASLFRGVSEEDFEKHIRGVFFTLKDRWGGIPFEVVNDGEVTALAGSMGLNANRVLGVALGTSQAAGYVDGEGHILPWLNELAFAPVDYRDDAPADEWSGDIGCGAQYFSQQAVARLAPAAGFEFGKMPFPEQLVKVQEAMKEGDSRAAQIYETIGVCFGYAIAHYAEFYDIANLLILGRVTSGEGGQIIIDEAETVLANEFPELRIKLVVPDEKTKRHGQAVAAASLPPAAAAV